Sequence from the Cydia pomonella isolate Wapato2018A chromosome 21, ilCydPomo1, whole genome shotgun sequence genome:
cattaatcataattctgaaaccgttaacgtTAAGataggttagtttaggtttgttttatggcaatcctgaaaagttacgcgtttccgagaaaaactaaattatgagtaacgaaaatgcggacacgGTTtcatgacttaaaactttatgggaaacgaTAGAGACCCGGGGCAAACACCACCGCGTCACGGTTGTTCAGGCGCATGTGTAAAGTACCCTTGAAACCAATTAAAAATGACGAGGGTTAAGACATGGAGCAATTTAAAAGGTACTTCTgcgaagaaataaaaaaataaaaaaaataaaaaaatattataggacattattacacaaattgagtcccacagtaagctcacaATATGGCTTGTGGCGAGGCAATTTAAAAGGTACTTCTGCGAAGAAATGAGGTGATGCATTTTTACCTAGTGCCGTGTGTAAAAAGtggtttaaaaattactttacagtacatatggggctactttatagcactagtgcgagaagtagcatattacgttactgtgtcgaacatttaaagggccatatgtactgtaaaacgttgtacgatacatgtgcgaataggtaattcgcaactcgtgtcgatttaaaacactcccttcggtcgtgttttaatttatcaccactcgtttcgaatttcctatttttcgcacttgtatcgtaatgtactataacctTAACTTTCTACGAGATAATACCTGGTTTACGGTAACGTAGCCATCAATGAACCAACCGATACgactttcaaaccttcaagaaaagagcgtactcccatcttaaaggccgccAACGCAtggtgtccatgggcagcggtaatcgcttaccatcaggtgatccgtctgctcgtttgcctcctctaccataaaaaaacattatgttAGAAATAAaaggccggtttttttttgtaggagaaccaaatattttccaaatagtTCTAACGCCTTCCAACTGTTATCACATGAAGTATGGTTTAAGAACTTAATtcttaaaatatgttattacGAACGCCTatgtagggtcggcaacgcgcatgtaactccactggagttacatgcgcgtaggAGATATTTACTTACGGCCTACTAAAGTACTggataagctacttgccacatatctgacgaataaagtcatcgttggcgtttcacaatcttcaaataagcttaactggtagataaagtgctaagatttgcaggaagttttatctgacggttaatttatttgttaattagctctccaacactttacttggacattgtgaaacagctAACTAAACACGATAGGTTAGTTACCTAATTGAATTTCGTTACTATTGTatcttttatagctgttggaattccttgtataaataaatatcacaatGTATGTTCTAATTGGCCTGACTCGCATCGTAAGAAGACAATATTCTGTACCATACAATAGGCTGGTGAattgttatgaaataaatacatcatATTCACACATGCTCTTGACACGACGTAATTAATCGCTCCAAATTCATATTAGAGTCATATATTACGAAGTTACATACTCAAAATATATATACGTGAAATACAGCCAAGCCTACATAAAAATAGGATAAAACCCctgataatattattaattataaaatacgaAAGCAACTCTGTGTCTGTTACCCCTTCATGCTTAAACTGCTAAACCTATTTAGATGCAgtagatgatgatgatgcaaATAGTTACCTACCAATTTATTAAATGGCAACCCCATACTTGTAgcatcttttgagcgtcggcgtctagtcagcgctatggaaaatggcgtcggtgcgcagttgcgccaacgttgcgtcgagcagcagccataagagttgactagacgctgacgctggggagacgctagtgtggtcCTTACAAGGTGACAAAGTTCTCATTTAACCcattgtgctaatattgatacctgagcaagcgaaTGATTCCAAGATTCGAAACCTAGAATTTTGAGCGTTACGAAGGAAAGTTTGCCACCAagtgaaacaacatttttcagtacaccaacgcgaggaaaaccCGAACggcaaatattacaaataaagtCAAAATGAACGATATtagataatatttatcattcaaaatcatcatttaaaagtcaatgcTACCAGGGGGCCTACCTCACAAACAGAAATTCGAAAAAggtctttctcttttactacaATGAattcgtaataaaaataacagtGAAGGATGCCCGTAAATTGTGAACTTCGATTTTAGCCGCAAAAAGAGTTCTCAGATACCTCAAAGGTACCAAGGACATGAGGTTAACTTACACTCATAATGGCTACAACAACGTCGTGGGATATTCGGATGCTGACTTCGGAAACAGCGTTATTGACCGAAGATCCTATACAGGATATGTCTTTCTGGTGAGTGGAGGGCAAATCTCTTGGGAAGCTCGCAAGCAACGTACAGTCGCCCTTTCAACAACAGAAGCTGAGTACATGGCTTTAGCTGAAGCCTGCAAGGAGGCCATTTACCTAAAAAGGAGGTTTGGAGTTACGTCACGGACGGTAACACACACTGTCACGCTCGCGGTCCTTCCTTTGATTAAAATAGTAATAGTGAGATTTGCCTGCATCCGCAGTAGTCTGAGTGTGTATCTGTGTTCATCTAAGCTGTGTAAGTGTGCGCAACTAGCGCGCGCTTGTGATAGTGCAATAAAATTGATAGCGACTATTTACTGTGTATCACTATGTGACTTTTTGCGTGTGGTGGGTAGGTGCTAATTGACAAATACAAACAGTTTATTCACttaacttttattttcattcgtaaataaatacaatctgTAATACGGCATACACTTACAAACTTTTTAATAACACTACCTCTGTCCGAATCCgaactttataattttatataaattatattgacaGTTTTAATATTTGCGCCATCTAGTGGCTCCCGTAGGAACTTCTTGCGAGTATAATCCATAGTGATCAAAATGGTTGTCTGCGCCGCTGCTTGTGGTAAACCTCTAGGGGCGACAGGTGTCGCTAAGTGCGGCTGCGGCTTATCTTACCATAAAGCTTGTGTGGGCATGGGTCAAAATGCGCGCGTCGCGAGTACTTGGGCATGCCCGGCGTGCAAAGCGACGACCCCCCGGCGTGACAACTCCGACAATACGCCGGTGAAGCCGGGTGGGGCCGTCGAGGACGATGCGCCGTTGGATCAACAGCTTGACATCGCCGAACAGCTGCGCTTGCTTCGCGCGGACTTCGGCTCTGTGCACGACGAAGTTGTGGGCCTGCGCCAGGAGGTGCAGCGCTTCAACGATCTACTCAGTGGTCTCACTGGCCGTCTGGTTGTCCTGGAGGAGAAGGTCAGGCGCTTGGAGGAGCGGCCCGTGGTACCCATCGACGGCGGGCCAGAAGACAGTTCGCCGTCGGGAGCAACGGTGGAGCTGCAGCAGACGGTGGCACGCCTTCAGCTGGAGCTGAACGACCGCGACCAAGACGCGTTGCTCTCCGACCTCGACATTGGCCACGTTCCAGAGACGAAGGGTGAGAACGTGGTCCACACCATCACCGTTCTCGCGGCCAAGTTAGGTGTCACCTTGGAGCAGCGTGACGTCGTGTTCGCCGAGCGAGTCGGTGCGGTGGATCGGGGCGAGGAAGGGGCCAATACTGAGGCCGGAGGTCGGCCGCGTCGCGTCGTCGTTAGGCTGGCGCGGCGACAGCTGCGGGACGAACTGCTGCAGGCCGCCCGGGTGCGGCGAAATTTCACCTTCTCCGATGAGAACCAGCCGGGCCCCCCGCGTCGCGTCTTTGTCAATGAGCGCCTGACACGCACGAACCGCCAGTTGTTCCACAAAGTTCGTGAGCTGTGTAGGCAGCAGCAGTGGAGGTTCTCGTGGACAAGGCGAGGCAGAATTTATGCCCGACAAGGTGAAGGAAAATCGGCTTTCCCCATTCGCTCTGAAGCTGACTTGGTGCGTGTTTTTGGAGCAAGTTCCGTCTGAGGTCTGGGTGGCCGTGTGTAGTTTAACTTttactagtttatttttttcttgtttcgtATCTCCACTATGGCACTCCAATGTATGTTTATTCTTTTTAGATAATTCTTGTTGGTATATGATATATAAGTCGTTTATAATCTGCAGACTATGCTACTTATTAATATGTCAATCTGGTTCtcttaataatgttattattatacttagttCTGTCAGTGTAGTATCAACTGTCGGGTGGTCTGGTATATATAGCTATTATAGTACTCGTAAATAAAACACTAAGAATTGGTTTGTACAATGCAGGTTCTCTTGGAACAAATCATGACAATTTTATAGCGGCTACTGCTCGGCAAGATGTTGATGTGCTGGCGATCAACGAATCATGGTTAAGGGCGGGTGAAGAAGGTCGGGCACCAACACTTCCTGGATACAATTTCCGGCATATTCCTAGACCGCAGGGCGACCGGTCGCGAGGTGGAGGCGTAGGATTTTATATCAAGCGACACCTCAACGCTCGGACCTGGCCTCATCCCGTTGACCCGTTGCATAAGCTAGTGGAGCAGATGTGGATCACTTTTGTTCTCAACGGAAGGAAGCTGGCAATTGGTACGGCATACCGTCCACCCTGGATGGATGTTCAACTGTTTTTAGATGCTGTAAGTGACTCAATTAGTTCAATGCGCAGCTACGATAACTTAGTTTTACTAggtgattttaatataaatttactgAATAGCGGCGACAcaaaaactacacaatttaataattttataacttgTTTTGGTTTAACACAATTAGTGTCTCAGCCTACGCATTTCACTGATACCAGCCAGACACTCATCGATGTTGTCTGTACGGACATGCAGGCTAACAGTACAGCAATTGATCACGTGGGTTCCCTGTATGGTCATTGCCTTGTTGTCTGCAATTTCAATGTTAAGCGCGAGAAAGTAAAGCCTTACCACGTTACGTACAGGCCTTTTAAAAATATCTGCGACAAAGTTCTAGATGTGGACTTGCGGAGCGTGAGGTGGAACTTGATAACAAACCTTGGAAATGTCAATGACATGGTAACAGCCTTTAATCAACAAGTTATTAATCTATTTAATGTACATGCCCCTCTCAAGACAACCGTGATTAAAGCTCAATCATACCCCTGGATTACTGACACCGTCAAATTCATGATGAGGTTGCGTGACAGTGCTGCGGCAGATTTTCACAAAAACCAGAGTGATGTcaaaaaacaatactacaaaGACCTTAAGTCTATAGTAAATAAAGCTCTGTATTTTGAAAAGGTAGCATATttcaaacataatataaataataaaattaatgaacccaaaactttatggaaaaacttaaaaaatacagtgTTGCCTAGAAAGAATAATGAATTacctattatatttaataatcctGATACCTTGAACAAACACTTCCTAGATCTACCAGGAACTTCAGGTGTCACTATATCACAGTTGACCTATTTTGAGTTTCACAAGTTCAATGACTCTGTTTTCCACCTAGATACTATTAGttctaatcaaataattaaagtaattaaatgcatAAAATCTAATGCTGAGGGTATTGATGGAATAAATCTAAACATGCTTATTTTAACCTTTCCATACACAATTGATTTTATTA
This genomic interval carries:
- the LOC133529901 gene encoding uncharacterized protein LOC133529901 produces the protein MVVCAAACGKPLGATGVAKCGCGLSYHKACVGMGQNARVASTWACPACKATTPRRDNSDNTPVKPGGAVEDDAPLDQQLDIAEQLRLLRADFGSVHDEVVGLRQEVQRFNDLLSGLTGRLVVLEEKVRRLEERPVVPIDGGPEDSSPSGATVELQQTVARLQLELNDRDQDALLSDLDIGHVPETKGENVVHTITVLAAKLGVTLEQRDVVFAERVGAVDRGEEGANTEAGGRPRRVVVRLARRQLRDELLQAARVRRNFTFSDENQPGPPRRVFVNERLTRTNRQLFHKVRELCRQQQWRFSWTRRGRIYARQGEGKSAFPIRSEADLVRVFGASSV